Proteins from a genomic interval of Mesobacillus sp. S13:
- a CDS encoding CBASS cGAMP-activated phospholipase — translation MKMLCIDGGGIRGIFPIAILQNIEEEFGKPVGELFDVISGTSTGAIIAASAALNTSMQEVMGRYETYGEKIFLRKSKIGLFKSVYSDSYLRRLLKQAFKDITLAQIEKPLLIPAVDITHGKPYVHRSDFGHSSEKELSINLWDAVLSSCSAPIYFPPNNVNNQYLSIDGGLWANNPSLVCVTEALHHFKIGLNDIQIMSIGTGQQKIDFTMEEERHWGIRQWLPFQFPSLKVTPKLLDLAMDLSSESVSYHCRLLLGNHYFRINSELSEEVPFDDFTSMAKLKELGHKVFNDNKKDIDAFLSQK, via the coding sequence ATGAAAATGCTATGCATTGACGGTGGGGGAATAAGGGGCATTTTCCCAATTGCCATCCTTCAAAATATAGAAGAAGAGTTTGGGAAGCCTGTTGGCGAACTTTTTGATGTGATCTCAGGGACAAGTACAGGTGCAATCATCGCGGCTTCAGCTGCCCTGAATACTTCAATGCAAGAGGTGATGGGTAGGTACGAGACCTACGGAGAGAAGATCTTTTTAAGGAAATCAAAAATCGGCCTCTTCAAAAGTGTCTATAGTGACAGTTATTTACGTCGGCTATTAAAACAGGCCTTCAAGGATATCACTCTCGCTCAAATTGAAAAACCTTTATTGATACCAGCTGTTGATATAACCCATGGAAAACCCTATGTCCATCGATCAGACTTTGGACACTCTTCCGAAAAAGAGTTATCAATAAACTTGTGGGATGCCGTCCTATCGTCCTGTTCAGCACCCATCTACTTCCCGCCAAACAATGTAAACAATCAATATCTTTCGATAGATGGGGGATTATGGGCCAATAACCCTTCATTGGTTTGTGTAACTGAAGCCTTGCATCATTTTAAAATTGGTCTCAATGACATTCAGATTATGTCAATTGGGACAGGCCAACAGAAGATCGATTTTACAATGGAGGAGGAACGACACTGGGGAATCCGCCAGTGGCTCCCGTTCCAATTTCCTTCATTGAAGGTTACGCCAAAGTTATTGGATCTGGCAATGGACTTGTCCTCTGAATCCGTTTCTTATCACTGCAGGCTTTTGCTAGGGAATCATTACTTCCGCATTAATTCAGAGTTATCGGAAGAAGTACCGTTTGACGATTTTACAAGTATGGCAAAATTAAAGGAGCTAGGGCACAAAGTTTTTAATGATAATAAAAAGGATATAGATGCATTTTTATCACAAAAATAA
- a CDS encoding mechanosensitive ion channel family protein — protein sequence MVDTFIRDISRGEIIRLAIFLVIIIIGNWLIKKIAKYSAAKNSRFFQRALPIIDSLADWVTFYGIIILLLLTFSKTKWLFYPLYTHGEVDVTVLLIVIAFLIVSLAHRLIKLLNKYILSSVYEYYGVDRGLGYTFNQIIYYTVMFAALAVSLTSVGINLTAIGAVFGVLGIGIGFGMRNVAGNFVSGIIILFERPIEVGEIIQINNTVGRVENIRLRSTIIRTAKEGTLIVPNQYFIEQIVKNRTSARMMAQVKVSVAFGTDTHLVQALLEQAVNEIKENEEGVLDYPEPDIRFIDFNSKAMEFLIEIPVVNFEIKEKIESKLRHMVAIIFVEKNIQLPAITLQVSDTN from the coding sequence ATGGTAGATACATTTATTCGGGACATTTCGCGCGGGGAAATAATTAGACTGGCGATATTTTTAGTGATAATAATAATAGGAAATTGGCTGATCAAGAAGATCGCTAAGTATTCGGCAGCAAAAAATTCGAGATTTTTTCAAAGGGCACTACCCATCATAGATTCCCTTGCGGATTGGGTAACTTTTTATGGAATCATCATTTTGCTTCTTTTAACTTTTTCGAAGACAAAGTGGTTATTTTACCCGCTATATACACATGGGGAAGTGGATGTAACAGTCTTGCTGATTGTCATAGCCTTCCTGATCGTGTCACTTGCGCACAGGCTTATTAAACTATTGAATAAGTATATATTATCTTCTGTCTATGAGTATTATGGAGTGGACAGGGGATTAGGGTATACGTTCAATCAAATCATTTATTATACTGTTATGTTTGCAGCCCTAGCTGTCAGCTTGACAAGTGTAGGGATTAATCTCACAGCTATCGGGGCAGTTTTTGGTGTTCTAGGTATTGGTATTGGTTTCGGAATGAGGAATGTTGCCGGTAACTTTGTATCAGGTATCATTATATTGTTTGAAAGGCCGATTGAGGTAGGAGAAATCATCCAAATCAATAACACAGTCGGCCGGGTTGAGAATATCCGCTTGAGATCCACAATTATCCGGACGGCAAAAGAGGGGACATTGATTGTTCCGAATCAGTATTTTATCGAGCAGATCGTCAAGAATCGAACTAGTGCTAGGATGATGGCCCAGGTGAAGGTAAGCGTCGCTTTTGGGACAGATACACATCTAGTACAGGCATTGCTTGAACAAGCAGTCAATGAAATCAAGGAAAACGAAGAGGGAGTCCTTGATTACCCGGAGCCAGATATCCGTTTTATCGATTTTAATAGCAAGGCAATGGAGTTCCTTATTGAAATACCTGTCGTAAACTTTGAGATCAAAGAAAAGATTGAAAGTAAATTAAGACATATGGTCGCGATAATTTTTGTTGAAAAAAATATTCAACTGCCGGCTATTACCCTCCAAGTTAGTGACACGAATTGA
- a CDS encoding alanine/glycine:cation symporter family protein: MEAFISWLNGILWSNPVIYIILGIGLLFSILTRFLQVRLLKDMVLLMFKGRSSDAGVSSFQALSIALSGRVGTGNIAGTATAIAMGGPGAVFWMWTIAFIGAGSAFVESTLAQIYKVKQDGLYRGGPAYYIEKGLGIKWFAIAFAVAALLAMSLLMPGIQSNSIALGLENAFGVSKTVTGFVVIALLALIIFGGVKRIATVAQYTVPFMAVGYILVALIIIGMNISEVPAVFSLIFKSAFGADSMFGGILGSAIAWGVKRGIYSNEAGQGTGPHAAAAAEVSHPAKQGLVQAFSVYIDTLFVCSATAFMILFTGMFNTVGADGAFIVENLQGVEAGPGYTQAAVDAVLPGFGAEFVAVALFFFAFTTIMAYYYMAETNIAYLLRGRNGKVPMLILKVVILGATFYGAVKEASLAWALGDAGLGLMVWLNLIAIVLLAKPALIALKDYEEQRKQGIDPVFNSKKLGIKNAEYWEEEYSFNHEKEKVS; the protein is encoded by the coding sequence TTGGAAGCTTTCATTTCTTGGCTCAATGGGATTCTTTGGAGCAACCCGGTCATTTATATCATTCTTGGAATCGGTTTGCTCTTCTCGATCCTGACACGATTTTTGCAAGTCAGATTACTTAAAGACATGGTATTACTTATGTTCAAAGGAAGAAGTTCCGATGCGGGTGTTTCATCTTTTCAGGCCTTATCTATTGCTTTATCCGGCCGTGTAGGAACTGGTAACATTGCAGGTACTGCCACTGCGATCGCAATGGGTGGTCCTGGTGCTGTATTCTGGATGTGGACGATTGCGTTCATCGGCGCAGGAAGCGCTTTTGTTGAATCAACCTTGGCGCAGATTTACAAGGTTAAACAAGATGGACTTTATCGAGGCGGTCCAGCTTACTACATTGAAAAAGGACTTGGTATCAAGTGGTTCGCTATTGCCTTTGCTGTGGCTGCTTTGCTGGCAATGTCACTTTTGATGCCAGGGATTCAGTCCAACTCTATAGCACTTGGTCTTGAGAACGCTTTTGGCGTTAGCAAAACGGTGACAGGATTTGTTGTAATTGCATTATTGGCTTTAATCATTTTCGGTGGTGTTAAAAGGATTGCGACTGTTGCTCAATATACAGTACCATTCATGGCCGTAGGATACATCCTTGTTGCTCTTATCATCATTGGAATGAATATCTCAGAAGTTCCTGCGGTGTTCAGTTTAATCTTCAAAAGTGCATTCGGTGCTGACTCAATGTTTGGCGGTATTCTTGGAAGCGCGATTGCTTGGGGTGTAAAACGCGGAATTTATTCCAATGAAGCAGGACAGGGAACAGGACCTCACGCAGCTGCTGCTGCTGAAGTATCACACCCTGCTAAGCAAGGTCTAGTTCAGGCATTCTCAGTTTACATCGATACTTTATTCGTTTGTTCCGCTACAGCATTCATGATCCTCTTCACTGGAATGTTCAACACTGTTGGCGCTGATGGAGCATTCATCGTCGAAAACCTTCAGGGAGTGGAAGCCGGTCCTGGTTATACACAGGCTGCAGTTGATGCGGTTCTTCCTGGATTCGGAGCAGAATTCGTTGCTGTCGCACTATTCTTCTTCGCTTTCACAACCATCATGGCATACTATTATATGGCTGAAACGAATATCGCCTATCTTCTCAGGGGAAGAAATGGCAAAGTTCCAATGCTCATCCTAAAAGTGGTCATCCTCGGAGCAACTTTCTACGGAGCGGTGAAAGAGGCGTCACTCGCTTGGGCTCTTGGTGACGCTGGACTGGGATTGATGGTATGGCTCAACCTGATTGCCATTGTACTTCTTGCAAAACCGGCATTGATTGCTTTGAAGGATTATGAGGAACAGAGAAAGCAAGGTATCGATCCGGTCTTCAATTCCAAAAAGCTTGGTATCAAGAACGCTGAGTACTGGGAAGAGGAATATTCCTTCAACCATGAGAAAGAAAAAGTATCATAA
- a CDS encoding SDR family oxidoreductase — translation MKVLVVGANGQIGKHLVDLLNESTDHEVRAMLRKPEQTAQFEERGIETVIASLEGSVEDIVSAAKGCEAVVFAAGSGGHTGLDKTLLVDLDGAVKTVEASEQAGIDRFIMVSALQANNRENWADVIKPYYVAKHYADRALLQSSLNYTIIRPGGLLNELGTGKIEIADNLKTGSIPRIDVAKTILACLNEKNTFKKSFDLISGDTEIEEAIKEV, via the coding sequence ATGAAAGTACTTGTCGTAGGTGCTAATGGCCAGATTGGCAAACACCTTGTCGATTTGCTTAATGAAAGCACCGATCATGAAGTAAGAGCGATGCTGAGAAAACCTGAACAAACAGCTCAGTTTGAGGAAAGAGGAATAGAAACTGTCATTGCAAGCCTCGAAGGTTCTGTTGAGGATATCGTATCTGCAGCAAAAGGCTGCGAGGCGGTGGTATTCGCAGCAGGCTCAGGTGGACATACAGGTCTTGATAAAACACTTTTAGTAGATCTGGACGGTGCGGTGAAAACGGTAGAAGCTTCAGAACAGGCTGGAATTGACCGATTCATCATGGTCAGTGCCCTCCAGGCAAACAACCGTGAAAACTGGGCCGACGTCATCAAACCTTATTATGTCGCAAAGCATTATGCTGATCGGGCTTTGCTCCAGAGCAGCCTGAACTACACCATCATCAGGCCGGGCGGATTATTGAACGAACTTGGAACAGGTAAAATTGAAATTGCCGATAACTTGAAAACTGGCAGCATCCCAAGAATTGATGTAGCAAAAACCATTTTGGCTTGCCTGAATGAAAAGAATACATTCAAAAAATCATTCGACTTAATTTCCGGTGATACTGAAATTGAAGAAGCCATTAAAGAAGTTTAA
- a CDS encoding DUF1292 domain-containing protein — translation MEKLEVGEVFTISDENDAEQEVEVIGTVTIEGTDYAAVSFVDDLQTETDEDIDIFFLKVDEDGDLAAIESDEEFEKVSSAFDEMMNEEE, via the coding sequence ATGGAAAAACTTGAAGTTGGCGAAGTATTCACAATAAGTGATGAAAATGATGCAGAGCAAGAGGTAGAGGTTATTGGGACAGTGACTATAGAAGGCACTGACTATGCAGCAGTAAGCTTCGTGGATGATCTGCAAACGGAAACAGATGAAGATATCGATATCTTTTTCTTAAAAGTGGATGAGGATGGAGATTTAGCAGCCATTGAGTCTGATGAAGAATTCGAAAAAGTTTCTTCTGCGTTTGATGAAATGATGAATGAAGAAGAGTAA
- a CDS encoding YbxH family protein → MGAIERSGYVFEPEYSVISQDGAIHVYHKGEFIEEIKFTFNGQGPELDQIEKLIDEYCNTHEM, encoded by the coding sequence ATGGGAGCAATTGAACGAAGCGGTTATGTATTTGAACCAGAATACAGTGTAATCAGTCAGGATGGAGCTATTCATGTTTACCATAAAGGAGAATTTATCGAGGAAATCAAATTTACTTTTAATGGGCAAGGACCGGAGCTTGATCAGATCGAAAAGTTAATTGATGAATATTGTAACACCCATGAAATGTAA
- a CDS encoding YebC/PmpR family DNA-binding transcriptional regulator, producing the protein MGRKWNNIKEKKASKDANTSRVYSKFALEIYVAARQGEPNPESNQALKFVLERAKTYNVPRVIIDRAIEKAKGGGEESYDELRYEGFGPNGSMVIVDALTNNVNRTASNVRAAFGKNGGNMGVAGSVSYMFDKTAVIGFEGKSADEALEILMEADVDARDILEEDDSIIIYGEPEQFHAIQEAFRNAGITDFTVAELTMLPQNEINLDEESQAQFEKLVDALEDLEDVQQVYHNVDLA; encoded by the coding sequence ATGGGTCGTAAATGGAACAACATTAAAGAGAAGAAGGCGTCCAAGGACGCAAATACAAGCAGGGTTTATTCAAAATTCGCGCTTGAGATTTATGTTGCAGCCAGACAAGGAGAGCCAAATCCAGAATCCAACCAGGCACTGAAGTTCGTCCTTGAAAGAGCGAAGACATATAATGTACCAAGAGTCATTATTGATCGCGCAATCGAAAAAGCCAAGGGCGGCGGTGAAGAAAGTTATGATGAGCTTCGATACGAAGGCTTTGGTCCTAATGGTTCAATGGTGATTGTTGATGCACTTACAAACAATGTAAACCGTACAGCTTCAAATGTTCGCGCGGCCTTTGGAAAGAACGGCGGCAACATGGGAGTAGCTGGTTCCGTTTCTTATATGTTCGACAAAACTGCGGTAATCGGTTTTGAAGGTAAATCAGCTGATGAGGCGCTCGAAATATTGATGGAAGCGGATGTTGATGCACGCGATATCCTTGAAGAAGACGATTCCATCATTATTTATGGCGAACCTGAACAATTCCACGCTATCCAAGAAGCGTTCAGGAATGCTGGAATCACCGACTTTACTGTTGCTGAACTGACCATGCTGCCTCAAAATGAAATTAATCTTGACGAAGAATCACAGGCTCAATTCGAGAAGTTGGTTGATGCCCTGGAAGATTTAGAGGATGTCCAGCAGGTCTACCATAATGTTGATTTAGCTTAA
- a CDS encoding DUF962 domain-containing protein: MEFKDYEEFWPFYLSQHSKRSTRGWHFVGTSFVFVFIISALITLNFWLVLLAPVTAYAFAWFSHFFIEGNKPATFGHPVWSLRADFRMYRLILLGKLDKELAKYKLAA, encoded by the coding sequence ATGGAGTTTAAAGATTATGAAGAATTCTGGCCTTTCTATTTATCGCAGCATAGTAAACGTTCTACAAGAGGATGGCATTTTGTCGGTACCAGTTTCGTTTTCGTATTTATAATCTCTGCATTGATCACTTTGAACTTCTGGTTGGTATTGCTGGCGCCAGTTACTGCTTACGCGTTCGCATGGTTTAGCCATTTCTTTATTGAAGGCAACAAGCCAGCTACATTCGGGCACCCAGTCTGGTCACTCCGTGCAGATTTCCGCATGTACCGTTTAATCCTATTAGGTAAATTGGACAAGGAACTGGCCAAATATAAATTGGCCGCATAA
- a CDS encoding LLM class flavin-dependent oxidoreductase, whose amino-acid sequence MRLSILDQAPISAGQTAREALEQSVLLAQTAESLGYTRFWMAEHHDIPGLACPAPEVMLPYIGAKTNKIRLGSGAVLLPHYKPYKVAELFNLLATLFPDRIDIGIGRAPGGSAEVTNALSDNFLQNVWKLPESLKDLLHFISNNHPENSEHAKINAAPLPDVRPEPWLLGTSKKSALLAAEYGMAYAFGLFMSDKDPQDILQAYYESFKPGSTPSPQTILCVSAICADTSEQAEEIALSSLIWSIQQGSGEGPSGIPSIKTAKEFKLSGEAYETLENMKQKMLIGDPKQVKERLLELYKKYKPDEFMILSITHAPEDRIKSYELIAEELL is encoded by the coding sequence ATGAGATTAAGCATACTTGATCAGGCTCCTATCTCAGCAGGCCAGACAGCAAGAGAAGCTCTGGAACAATCCGTATTGCTTGCGCAGACTGCTGAAAGTCTGGGTTATACGCGTTTCTGGATGGCAGAGCACCATGATATACCTGGCCTGGCATGTCCAGCACCTGAAGTGATGCTCCCTTATATTGGTGCAAAGACAAACAAGATCCGGCTTGGATCTGGCGCTGTTTTGCTTCCACACTATAAACCATACAAAGTCGCGGAGCTTTTTAATTTACTTGCCACATTGTTTCCGGACAGGATCGATATTGGTATCGGCCGTGCACCAGGGGGGTCTGCTGAAGTGACCAATGCTTTGTCAGACAACTTCCTGCAAAATGTTTGGAAACTGCCCGAATCATTGAAGGACTTGCTCCATTTCATCAGCAACAATCACCCTGAAAACAGTGAACACGCTAAAATAAATGCTGCACCCTTACCCGATGTCCGTCCAGAACCCTGGCTTCTTGGGACGAGCAAAAAAAGTGCTTTGCTAGCGGCTGAATATGGTATGGCTTATGCGTTCGGGTTGTTTATGAGCGATAAGGACCCACAGGACATATTACAAGCTTACTATGAGTCATTCAAACCAGGAAGTACCCCATCTCCGCAAACCATTTTGTGTGTTTCGGCAATATGCGCTGATACTTCTGAACAAGCAGAAGAAATCGCCTTAAGTTCTCTAATTTGGAGCATACAGCAGGGAAGTGGAGAAGGTCCATCCGGCATACCTTCTATTAAAACCGCTAAGGAATTCAAGTTATCTGGAGAAGCATATGAAACACTAGAAAACATGAAGCAAAAAATGCTCATAGGAGATCCTAAGCAAGTAAAAGAGAGATTGCTTGAATTATATAAGAAATATAAACCTGATGAATTTATGATATTGTCTATCACACATGCACCAGAGGACCGAATAAAATCTTATGAACTGATAGCGGAAGAATTACTTTAG
- a CDS encoding dimethylarginine dimethylaminohydrolase family protein → MEQNMQPENRGYVINEYDVLKKVILCQPQYMTIREVINETQKHFKDEGIHIEVALEQHNEFVNTLKNHGVEVILLPYHKKYPEQVFTRDIGFTLGQTIFVADMASDVRKGEEDVLKQWLEDDGISYYNLIGDHIEGGDVVIDQDTVYVGLSNRTNQQAADHLQGLLPTFEVKSVPFKAEYLHLDCVFNVVSPEVALIYRPALTDEDIKMFSSKYELIDVSEEEQFTLGTNVLGIGNKKILSLPVNNGVNEQLRSKGFDVIEVDITEIIKSGGSFRCCTLPIMRERSVQ, encoded by the coding sequence TATGTCATAAATGAATATGACGTACTTAAGAAAGTCATTCTTTGTCAGCCACAGTATATGACAATCCGCGAAGTAATAAATGAAACCCAGAAACATTTCAAGGATGAAGGCATACATATAGAAGTTGCCTTGGAACAGCATAATGAATTTGTGAACACATTGAAAAATCATGGGGTAGAGGTCATCCTGCTTCCATACCACAAAAAATATCCGGAGCAAGTGTTTACGAGGGATATCGGATTCACACTTGGCCAAACCATATTTGTGGCGGATATGGCAAGCGATGTACGTAAAGGTGAGGAAGACGTCCTGAAACAATGGCTCGAGGATGACGGAATATCATACTATAATTTAATCGGGGACCATATAGAAGGCGGGGATGTTGTCATTGATCAAGACACTGTATATGTCGGGCTGAGTAACCGGACCAACCAACAAGCGGCAGACCACCTTCAAGGACTGCTTCCGACCTTTGAAGTGAAATCCGTCCCATTTAAAGCGGAGTATCTGCACCTTGACTGTGTTTTCAATGTCGTTTCCCCTGAAGTTGCACTAATCTATCGACCTGCACTGACAGACGAGGATATTAAAATGTTCAGCTCGAAATATGAATTGATCGATGTTAGCGAGGAAGAACAATTCACACTTGGAACGAATGTGCTTGGTATCGGGAACAAGAAAATACTGAGCTTGCCTGTGAATAATGGCGTTAATGAACAGCTAAGAAGTAAAGGATTTGATGTCATTGAAGTGGATATAACGGAAATCATCAAATCTGGCGGATCCTTCAGATGCTGCACACTTCCAATTATGCGTGAAAGAAGTGTTCAATAA
- a CDS encoding alpha/beta fold hydrolase, which yields MDLKRARIGNIEVSYYDEGKGKPMILIHGFAGSKEYWDKIIPQLATENRVIAIDLPGHGESGMSKDRYAIEDMAGTIKEFLDHLEVNKVTMFGHSLGGYITLAFAEAYPQYLNGFSLVHSTANPDSEEAKEARETNAKKIQEEGAESFIDGLSKKLFSPENTEVNAKEIDETVNIGLKTSEKGLVSALLAMKNRPDRNHVLKETNLPVLLIAGEQDQIIPPEKTFTVSTEKVKEKVIQNAGHMSMYEQPEELVKVMKDFLAEI from the coding sequence ATGGACTTAAAAAGAGCAAGGATTGGGAATATTGAAGTAAGCTATTATGATGAAGGCAAAGGAAAACCGATGATCCTTATACATGGTTTTGCGGGGAGCAAGGAATATTGGGATAAAATCATTCCACAATTGGCAACCGAAAACAGGGTCATTGCAATCGATTTGCCTGGACACGGAGAGTCCGGCATGAGCAAGGATCGATATGCAATTGAAGACATGGCAGGAACAATCAAGGAATTCCTGGATCATTTAGAGGTTAATAAAGTAACCATGTTCGGCCATTCTCTTGGCGGGTATATCACACTGGCCTTTGCAGAGGCATACCCTCAATATTTAAACGGGTTTTCTTTGGTGCATTCGACGGCAAATCCAGATTCGGAGGAAGCAAAGGAAGCCAGGGAAACCAATGCAAAGAAAATCCAGGAAGAAGGAGCAGAGTCATTCATCGATGGACTTTCAAAGAAGCTTTTTTCTCCTGAAAATACAGAAGTGAATGCAAAGGAAATCGACGAGACTGTCAACATCGGGTTGAAGACGAGTGAGAAGGGACTTGTCAGCGCCTTGCTGGCAATGAAGAACCGCCCCGACCGAAACCATGTGTTGAAGGAGACTAATCTTCCCGTACTCCTGATAGCAGGCGAACAGGACCAAATCATCCCCCCAGAAAAAACATTCACTGTATCGACGGAAAAGGTAAAGGAGAAGGTCATCCAAAATGCTGGCCATATGAGCATGTATGAACAGCCTGAAGAACTTGTTAAGGTAATGAAGGATTTTCTAGCAGAAATATAA
- a CDS encoding DUF3219 family protein yields MVDTILLDGHPIVILKYNADTISGLDLISVEFTVKSEEYHQVTTLLYAGEFHVQVPAEDKAFRGKIIEYSTSMTNLYKSGQVGTFKLVLREVEE; encoded by the coding sequence TTGGTTGATACAATTTTATTAGATGGACATCCCATCGTAATCCTTAAATATAACGCGGACACGATAAGTGGGCTTGATCTCATCTCAGTGGAGTTTACCGTGAAAAGTGAGGAGTATCATCAAGTAACGACATTATTGTATGCAGGAGAATTCCATGTACAGGTCCCGGCTGAGGATAAAGCATTTAGAGGGAAAATCATTGAGTATTCAACATCCATGACCAACCTGTATAAAAGCGGGCAGGTTGGAACCTTCAAACTAGTTTTAAGGGAAGTAGAGGAGTAA
- a CDS encoding glycoside hydrolase family 18 protein — protein sequence MKKTFLPLLIVIFTFIGGFISGTIYSNSQKNNPVASSAQAAHSIKVPGFKKEPKLKEQESKVLIGYVQDFRNPDDIDYDNLTHVIFSFAHPNKDGSMLMNGDHAVKNLRAVVANAQQYDTKVILAIGGWYHINGGESYDYFKAAISSPASRNKLVHELVSFTEKEKLHGVDIDFEHPRSQEDARYLAEFAKELSEQLTPKGKELSIAVNAKVHSVTGTEIHSVVFEPSMFKYFDHVNLMAYDGQWDGEYNAANLSPYSYSANIVAYWTALFDKQGYSREKLTLGVPLYAQPENPSVKQVSFEALINHHPDNASKDQVVLNGTTYHYNGHSTLIKKTDLALSQKLGGMMLWEAGLDAKGKHSATALIAGELKKQENTRYYTRK from the coding sequence ATGAAAAAAACTTTCCTGCCTCTGTTGATTGTCATATTCACCTTCATTGGGGGCTTTATATCTGGAACAATATATTCAAATTCTCAAAAAAACAATCCGGTAGCAAGCAGTGCTCAAGCTGCACATTCAATCAAAGTTCCTGGTTTCAAAAAAGAACCGAAGTTGAAAGAACAAGAATCCAAGGTGTTAATAGGCTATGTCCAGGATTTCAGGAATCCTGACGATATTGATTACGACAACTTGACACATGTGATTTTTTCGTTTGCCCATCCAAACAAGGATGGCAGCATGCTGATGAATGGTGATCATGCCGTCAAAAATTTAAGGGCAGTTGTTGCTAATGCGCAACAATATGATACCAAGGTCATTTTGGCCATCGGTGGCTGGTATCATATAAATGGCGGAGAATCTTATGACTATTTTAAGGCAGCTATCTCAAGCCCTGCCTCAAGAAATAAACTAGTTCACGAGCTTGTGAGTTTTACAGAGAAAGAAAAGCTTCATGGAGTCGACATCGATTTCGAGCACCCGCGCTCACAAGAAGATGCCCGCTATCTGGCTGAATTTGCTAAAGAGTTAAGTGAACAGTTGACGCCTAAAGGGAAAGAACTGTCTATAGCGGTAAACGCCAAGGTCCATAGCGTAACAGGGACAGAAATCCATTCAGTAGTATTTGAGCCATCCATGTTCAAGTACTTTGACCATGTCAATTTGATGGCATATGACGGCCAATGGGACGGAGAGTATAATGCAGCCAATCTATCACCTTACTCTTATTCTGCTAATATAGTAGCCTACTGGACGGCGCTATTCGACAAGCAAGGATACTCGAGAGAAAAGCTGACCCTGGGAGTGCCTCTCTATGCTCAGCCTGAAAACCCTTCGGTCAAACAGGTTTCATTCGAAGCTCTCATCAATCATCACCCCGATAATGCCAGTAAGGATCAGGTTGTGTTGAATGGAACGACATACCATTATAATGGCCATTCCACATTGATAAAGAAAACCGATCTTGCTCTCTCTCAAAAACTGGGCGGAATGATGCTTTGGGAAGCGGGATTGGACGCAAAAGGGAAGCATAGTGCTACAGCCTTAATTGCAGGAGAACTAAAGAAACAAGAAAATACACGTTACTATACGAGGAAATAA